A segment of the Bacillus licheniformis DSM 13 = ATCC 14580 genome:
GATCCTGTTTCTCACCGCTAAGACGGAGGAAGAGGCCATCGTTAAAGGCCTCCTGACTGGGGGAGACGACTATATTTCAAAACCCTTCGGCGTTCTTGAGCTCAGTGCAAGAGTAAATGCACACCTGAGAAGGGAAAGAAGAGAGAAATACGAGACTAAACGGGTGATTTCCGGTTTTTTATTTCACTTTGACAGCAAAGAAGTATTTATTCATGATCAAAAGCTGAATTTAACAAAAAATGAATTTAAAATATGTGAGCTATTGGCTCAGCATAAAGGACGAACCTTTACAAGAGAAGAAATTTATGATCATGTATACGGGCTGGAAGGCAATGCTTTATATTCGACGATAACCGAATTTATCCGCACGATTCGGAAAAAATGCAAAGAACACAATAGAGATCCGATCAAAACGGTATGGGGCGTAGGATACAGATGGGAATAATCCGCAAAAAAAAGACACTGCGCAGAGAACTGATCAAATATATGCTCACTTTGAGCTTCAGCCTGATCGCGATCACGGCTTTATATGTTTTGGTCAATATGATAGGAATGAATGCAGGGCTGTTTTATCCTGCCAACTACAATGAAATCGAAGCTGAAAAGCTTAAGCCCAGGCTTCAATCGGCTGAACAGATAACGGAAGACATGATACCGGATACAATGCTGTACGCCATACTGGACAAAAAGTCGAAACAAAAGACAGCGGGAAACATGAAAGAGACGAATCTTTCGATTGTACGGAAAAAGATAGAGAGCAGGCCTTATGTCAGCTTTAGTCAAAAAGGCTATATGATTATCGAACGCAAAGACGAGTATTGTGTATTGGAGTATCCTTTGCGCGCTGAGTTTCGGTCTCCACTGCTGAGACGGTTTCTCCCGAACTATGAGCTGACAAGCATATGCATCATCGTTCTTCTTTTAATTACGGTCGTTTTTACGGTGACAACCCGATTTGCAAACAGATTAAAAGAACATTTTCAAACTTTAAACACCATTGCCGAGCAAATTAAAAAACAGAATTTAAATTTTACTCCGGAGTTCTCGAATATTAAGGAATTTGATCATGTAATCAGTTCCCTGATGGACATGAGGAATGCCCTCCAAGCCTCCCTACGGGCGCAGTGGCATTTAGAGAAAACGAAAAAAGAACAGATCGGCGCATTGGCTCATGATATTAAAATTCCAGTGACCATCATCAAAGGAAATGCGGAGTTGCTGAGCTTATCTCCGCAAAATCAAGAGCAGTCGGAATATATCAGATACATCCTTGACGCGGGGCAAAAAATCGAACAGTACATTGACCAATTAATCCATCTCTCAAAAACTGAGGAAGCATTACATACCGAGTACAGAGAAGGCGCTGTGAAAACGCTAGTCGAAAGTGTTCTCCATGAGACTGAAGCATATATAGGGAACAAATCGATTGACATTGTGTTGAAGGAGCAGAACCTTGAAGGAAAAAAAGCAGTGTTTGACAAACAGCTGCTTCACCGAGCGTTGATGAACATCATGACGAACGCCGCAGATCACACACCAGAAGGCGGGAGAATCGATTTTGAAGCTGTGTGTACGGCTGATCAATTGATTTTCACAATCACTGACAGCGGAAAAGGGTTTTCTCAAGACGGCCTGCAGAAAGCTGCCGAGCTTTTCTATATGGAAGATAAAGCCCGGACATCGAATGGTCATTACGGGATGGGACTTACCTTTGCACTTCGTGTTGTTAAGCTTCATCAAGGCGATTTGGCGATTAAAAACAGCGAAGCAGGAGGCGGACAGGTACAAGTGACCATCCCCCTCTGAGACCAGATCATCATTTCCATATCTCGTCATTCTCATAATCAAAAACCTTCCGGCATCGGCCGGGAAGGTTTTTTACGGTTCTCCAAGTTCCTGTTTCAAATATTGGTACAGCTTTGCATCAGCCTGTTTCAGCGGAAACGCCGCGGTTTTGCAAAGGATGCCGAAGGTTACGCTGATCGGGTCATCGTCGATAAACCGGACAATCGTTCCGGGAGGAGGAGGGGAAACGATGCTTTTCGGAATCAGGGCAACGCCGAGTCCTGCGGCAACATAGTTTTTCAAAGCTGTCATGCTTCCGATCTCCATCGTGTTCATTTGGCTCCCCGGCAGCTCTTGAAACGCGATTTCGACTTTCTTCCGGTAGGTGCAATTGTTGGCCGTAATCAGCAGGCGGTGCTCCCTAATATCTTTCAGATGAATGCGTTCATTGTTTCCGGCGGGGTGTCCCTCAGGGAGCAGCACTACGAGTTCTTCAGCATAAAGCGGTTCAAAATAAAGATCTGTTCCCATTGCCGGAGTCGAACAGACGGCAAGATCCAGGCTTCCTTGAACCAGCCGTTCCCCCAATGCCGACGAGTTGGCGATATCAACGGAAACCCGGATCTTCGGATAATCCGCTAAAAATCTCCCCAAAATCTGGGGCAATTCACAGCTCGCGATCGGTTCGACCGCTCCAAGGCGGATATTTCCCCCTTCGCCAAGCAATAAGTCGGCCATATGATGTTGAAGGTGATCTATATCCTTGACAATATGTCTGCTTTCTTCAAAAAAAAGCCTGCCGGCTTCAGTCAGACGGAATGTTTTCCCCCTCTCGAGCAAACGAATGCCGAGGTCTTCCTCGAGCTTTTTGATTTGCATTGTGACCGTGGACTGCGCATAATTCAGTTCTTCAGCCGCGCGGTTAAAGCTTCCGCAAGCCACGATTTTATGAAACGTCTTTAACGTTTTGAAATCCATCCCATCACCTCAAGTTCAATAAAATTGAATGAAACCTTCAAATGATTCAATTATACAAAATGATATAACCGTTATACACTATTAAACAATACAAAGGAGGAATGAATATATGCCATTTGTCAGGATGGATCTTTTAAAAGGAAGATCAAAGGAAGAGCTTCGCCGGATCAGCAGATCAGTTCACCAGGCGATGACGGAGGCGATCGATGTTCCGGAAGACGATTATTTTCAGGTCATCACCCAGCACGATGAGGAAGAGTTCTTTTTCGATCCTAGCTATATGAACATCAAACGGACGAAGGATTTGATTTATATTCACATCACAATGAAAGAGAGACCGATCGAAAAAAAGCTGGCTCTGTACCAACGCATTGCAGAGCGTTTGCAAAAAAACGCCGGCATCCGCCAAGAGGACGTCATGATCATTGCAGCCGAAAACGTGAAAGAGAACTGGTCGTTTGGGAATGGAACAGCACAGCTTGCATCAGTTGAAAGGGAG
Coding sequences within it:
- a CDS encoding response regulator transcription factor: MAKILAVDDEKDILVLIQNILRRDQHQVHTLSQVNTESLDVFSGYDLILLDVMMPGMDGFELCEKIRPLVDCPILFLTAKTEEEAIVKGLLTGGDDYISKPFGVLELSARVNAHLRRERREKYETKRVISGFLFHFDSKEVFIHDQKLNLTKNEFKICELLAQHKGRTFTREEIYDHVYGLEGNALYSTITEFIRTIRKKCKEHNRDPIKTVWGVGYRWE
- a CDS encoding LysR family transcriptional regulator — protein: MDFKTLKTFHKIVACGSFNRAAEELNYAQSTVTMQIKKLEEDLGIRLLERGKTFRLTEAGRLFFEESRHIVKDIDHLQHHMADLLLGEGGNIRLGAVEPIASCELPQILGRFLADYPKIRVSVDIANSSALGERLVQGSLDLAVCSTPAMGTDLYFEPLYAEELVVLLPEGHPAGNNERIHLKDIREHRLLITANNCTYRKKVEIAFQELPGSQMNTMEIGSMTALKNYVAAGLGVALIPKSIVSPPPPGTIVRFIDDDPISVTFGILCKTAAFPLKQADAKLYQYLKQELGEP
- a CDS encoding tautomerase family protein, producing MPFVRMDLLKGRSKEELRRISRSVHQAMTEAIDVPEDDYFQVITQHDEEEFFFDPSYMNIKRTKDLIYIHITMKERPIEKKLALYQRIAERLQKNAGIRQEDVMIIAAENVKENWSFGNGTAQLASVERER
- a CDS encoding sensor histidine kinase, giving the protein MGIIRKKKTLRRELIKYMLTLSFSLIAITALYVLVNMIGMNAGLFYPANYNEIEAEKLKPRLQSAEQITEDMIPDTMLYAILDKKSKQKTAGNMKETNLSIVRKKIESRPYVSFSQKGYMIIERKDEYCVLEYPLRAEFRSPLLRRFLPNYELTSICIIVLLLITVVFTVTTRFANRLKEHFQTLNTIAEQIKKQNLNFTPEFSNIKEFDHVISSLMDMRNALQASLRAQWHLEKTKKEQIGALAHDIKIPVTIIKGNAELLSLSPQNQEQSEYIRYILDAGQKIEQYIDQLIHLSKTEEALHTEYREGAVKTLVESVLHETEAYIGNKSIDIVLKEQNLEGKKAVFDKQLLHRALMNIMTNAADHTPEGGRIDFEAVCTADQLIFTITDSGKGFSQDGLQKAAELFYMEDKARTSNGHYGMGLTFALRVVKLHQGDLAIKNSEAGGGQVQVTIPL